The following DNA comes from Pseudomonas marginalis.
CCTGACCAACCTCAAGTTTTCCGCCACCCAATATGCGCTGCTCAGCTCGATCATGCTGTTGTTGCCTCGCCTGATCGGTGGGTATTCGGGGGTGATGGTGGAGAAGTTCGGGTACCACAACTTCTTCCTGATCACCTGCATGCTGGGCGTGCCGACATTGCTGCTGATTGCGTTGCACTGGTATCAGGAGAATCGGCGGATTCGGTTGAATCCGCCGGTAGAGGACTGATTCTGGGGGCCCTTTAAAAGCCAGACCGCGGCGCCCCCATCGCGAGCAAGCTCTGCGCCTACAGACAGCCCTGCATTCTGATGCCTGTACGGCGGCAGTTTGCGCCCGTACAATCCCAAGTCATTTCAAGTCCAAGCAACCGACAACGGCCTACCATGCGTACCAGTCAATATTTGCTCGCCACACAGAAAGAAACGCCTTCCGATGCGGTCGTGATCAGCCACCAGCTGATGCTGCGCGCCGGCATGATCCGCAAACTGGCCTCGGGCCTGTACACCTGGCTGCCCATGGGCTTGAAGGTGATGCGCAAGGTCGAAGCCATCGTTCGCGAAGAAATGAACGCCGCCGGCTCTCTCGAAGTGTTGATGCCGAGCACCCAACCGGCCGAGCTGTGGCAGGAATCCGGGCGCTGGGAAGAGTACGGCCCTGAGTTGCTGCGCTTCAAGGACCGTCATGGCCGCGACTTCTGCGCCGGCCCGACCCATGAAGAAGTGATCACCGACCTGATGCGCAACGAGTTGAGCAGCTATAAACAGCTGCCTCTGAACCTGTATCAGATCCAGACCAAATTCCGCGATGAAATCCGCCCACGCTTCGGTTTGATGCGCGGCCGCGAATTCATCATGAAGGACGCCTATTCGTTCCACGCCGACCAGGCATCGCTGCAGGCCACCTACGACCGCATGCACCAGGCCTACTGCAATGTGTTCACGCGCCTGGGCCTGAAGTTCCGGGCGGTTGAAGCGGACAATGGCTCCATCGGCGGTGCCGGCTCCCACGAATTCCACGTGCTGGCCGAGTCCGGCGAAGACGATATCGCGTTCAGCAACGGTTCCGACTACGCGGCGAACATCGAGAAAGCCGAAGCCGTGCCACGGGAAACCTCCCGTCCAGCCCCGGCTGAAGAACTGCGCCTGGTGGATACGCCAGAGACCAAGACCATCGCGGCCCTGGTGGAGAAATTCAATCTGCCGATTGAAAAGACCATCAAGACCCTGATCGTGCACGCCGAAGAAGAAGGCAAGCTGATCGCCCTGGTGATCCGTGGCGACCACGAACTCAACGAAATCAAGGCCGCCCAGCAACCTGGCGTGGCCAGCCCGCTGGTCATGGCCAGCGATGCCGAACTGCGCGACGCCATCGGCGCCGGTGCCGGTTCCCTCGGCCCGCTGAACCTGCCGCTGCCGATCATCATCGACCGCTCGGTCGAGTTGATGAGCGACTTCGGTATCGGCGCGAACATCGACGACAAGCACTACTTCGGCGTGAACTGGGAGCGTGACCTGCCGGTGCCGACCGTGGCCGACCTGCGCAACGTCGTTGCTGGCGACCCAAGCCCGGACGGCAAGGGCACCCTGGAAATCAAGCGCGGCATCGAAGTCGGGCACATCTTCCAGCTGGGCAACAAGTACAGCAAGGCGATGAAGTGCGAAGTGCTGGGCGAGAACGGCAAGCCGATTACCCTCGACATGGGCTGCTACGGCATTGGCGTTTCCCGCGTGGTTGCCGCTGCCATCGAGCAGAACAACGACGAGAAAGGCATTATCTGGAGTGACGCCCTCGCGCCTTTCCAGGTGGCCCTGGTACCACTGCGTTACGAAACCGAGCAAGTACGCGAAGCCACCGACAAACTGTATGCCGAACTGACGGCCGCTGGTTTTGAAGTGCTGCTGGATGACCGCGACAAGAAAACCAGCCCGGGCATCAAGTTCGCCGACATGGAGCTGATTGGCATCCCGCACCGGATCGTGGTCAGTGACCGCGGCCTGGCCGATGGCAATCTGGAATACAAGAGCCGGACCGAAGCCGAAGCCCAACCCTTGCCGGTGGCTGACGTGCTGTCTTTCCTCCAGGCGCGTATTCGTCGCTGAAAACCAGATCAAGAGACGTCATGTTCAAGCGAAACACCAGAGCCCTGGGGGGCGCCGCCTTGTGCGGCGCCCTGCTGGTCAGCGGCTGCGCCAATCAGATGTCGCAACGCAGTGAGCACGAGGAGCGGGTCGAGCGTAAGTTGCTCGACCACAGCCTGCAGATCGATGTAGGCGAACCCAAAGTGCTGGAACTGCCGCAACGCCGGGTTCGCATTCACGAGCAAAAGACCTTTGAGGTCACCGAATTCGAAGTTACCCGTCGTTACGATCGCTACACGCCTTACCAGCCCTGGCGCAAACTCTATGAGATGCCCCTGGGTGCAGTGGCTTTGGTCGCGGGTGCGGGCGCCAACGTGGCGAACATCTTCGCCCTCGGCAACCTGCCGACCAGCATGACCCACGACTGGCTGACCTACGGCGTGGACGGTCTCAACCCGTTCATGAATGTGCAATCCCATGGGCGCGCGCAACAGAACCTGGCGGGTATCGATGAAGTCCAGCGCGACAAACGCGTGGAGTATTCGAGCCTGCCCTGGAGCGAGCGCCCGGTCCAGGTCACCGCCGGCAAACAGACCCATGAGCTGACCACCGACCGCAACGGCGTGCTGCGCCTGAACCTGTTGGACAGCCCGTTTGCCGAGCAGGACCTGAACCGCGTCACGACCTTGAAGATCAGCGTGGAAGATGGCCAGGACGACGTGCACTCGGACTCGACCCTGGCGATCAGCAGCACCCTGCGCGGCAAGTTGCTGGAAGCCCACGGCCTGATCTACGACGACCTGGAAGACGATGAAGTCAGCCAGTGGGTGCACCGGGTCAAGCGCCTGTCGGAGCTGGGCCTGGAGGAAGAAGCCAGCGAACTGGAACAAAGCCTGATCGAACTGACCCGCAATGATCCCGAGTTGCAGCAGGAATTCCTGCAGGCGTTGACCAAGGATGCAGGGCGGTTGGTGGCGGATCCCGGAGCACGCTGAGGCTTCGAAAACGCTATCGATCCAAATGTGGGAGGGGGTTTGCTCCCTCCCACATTTGTTTCCGGTTTCTACCAAGAGAACTCTAACTGTTCGTTCCCGCCACTCAGGTCCAGCAACCGCACACCAATCCCCAACAACCGCACCGGTTTCCCACCGCGATTGAACGCCTGGGTCATCAACTGTTGATAACTCTCCAGATCCCGCGCCGCGCCCGCCTGCTCCAACGTTGTCTGGGTAAAGTCATGAAACTTCACCTTAACGAACGGCTTGCCCGCCTTGTAGCTGCTGTCGATACGCGCCATGCGCCCTGCCAGGGTCTCCATCAGTTCGGGCAGTTTCGCCAGGCAGCTTGAGAGATCCGGCAGGTCCACATCGTAGGTATTTTCCACACTGATGGACTGCCGCCGGCTGTCGTTCTGCACCACACGTTCATCTATCCCACGGGCCAGGCTCCACAAGCGCTCGCCAAAGCTGCCGAACTCACGTACCAGCGCCAGCTTGTTCCATTCGCGCAATTGCAGGCAGTCTTCGATGCCCAGGCGCGCCAGCTTGTCTGCCGTCACCTTGCCCACGCCGTGCAACTTGCTTACCCGCAGTTGGGAGACAAAGTCCTCGACCTGATCCGGGGTGATGACAAACAGGCCGTTGGGCTTTTTCCAATCGCTGGCGATCTTGGCCAAGAACTTGTTCGGCGCCACGCCGGCGGACACGGTGATGTGCAATTGGTTGGAGACCCGGCGCCGAATGTCCTGGGCGATGCGCGTGGCGCTGCCGCCAAAGTGCGGGCTATCGGAGACATCCAGGTAGGCCTCGTCCAGCGACAGGGGCTCGATCAAGTCGGTGTAGTCGCGAAAGATCGTCTGGATTTCCTTCGACGCCTCCTTATAGGCATCCATGCGCGGCTTGACGATGGTCAGGTCCGGGCAGAGCTTCAGGGCATGTCGCGACGACATGGCGGAACGCACCCCATACGCTCGCGCTTCGTAGTTGCATGTAGCGATCACGCCCCTTCGATCTGCCGACCCACCTACTGCCAGGGGCTTTTGCGCCAGGCTCGGGTCATCGCGCATCTCAATGGCGGCGTAGAAGCAATCACAGTCAACGTGGATGATTTTGCGCTGCGTCATAAGTAGAAAGGCGGGTTTAATCCAACGGGTGGCCAGTATCGCATCCACCCCTGTATATAGCACCAGTAGTTTGAATCTTCCGATTGAGTGGTAGGAAATTTCCTAGATGAATTTATTTTCTCAATCGAAATTAGCCTTCCAATAGAGCTGAAACCCTTGGCCCTACTGGCCCGCACGCCTCAAATGGCCCCGCATGGAGACCTAACCGATTGAACCACAAGCGCTTTTCTTCGATTCACAGGTTGACACACTCGTGATCCTCTGTAGAATGCCGACACACAGACGCGGGATGGAGCAGTCTGGTAGCTCGTCGGGCTCATAACCCGAAGGTCGTCGGTTCAAATCCGGCTCCCGCAACCAAACATCAAAAAAGGCTACTCGAAAGAGTGGCCTTTTTTGTTGTGGCTGTCCCGTCCTGGGCTGCGAAGCAGCCCCACACAAGATAGTGTGCACTTCACCACGGACTGCTCCGCAGCCCGGCGCGGGGCAAGCCCGCTCACTACAAAAAGCGTTTTCAATCGCGAACTTAGGTTACATGTCAGCTATTTCACACTTATTTGACCCATCGGCTCATTAACGGTTGACACCTCGCCATCTGGCTGTAGAATGCCGCCCACAGACGCGGGATGGAGCAGTCTGGTAGCTCGTCGGGCTCATAACCCGAAGGTCGTCGGTTCAAATCCGGCTCCCGCAACCAAACATCAAAAAAGGCTACTCGAAAGAGTGGCCTTTTTTGTATCCGATGAAAAAGTTCTTCTGAAACAATGGCATGGCATCTTTCATGAAACCGTACACGGTTTGTAGAGTCCATCTCATTGCACGCTATGCTTACGCCTCTACGACCAATGGCCGCAGTCGCCGCCCCCGGTGATCCGCGTTAATATTTGTAATTATTTTGTCCATAGGGATTGGTAACTTGGCTGGATACCTCCATCCTGTCGCGCACAATCCACGAGGTGATTGATGCGCGCCAACTCGTCTGAACCACAAGACACCGTCACAGCAGAACAACCTATCGCCCCCACCCGCTTGCGCTGGCTGGATCTGTTGAGCAAATACCGGCAACCCATCGGGCTGGCCGTGACCTTGTTGCTGTTCGCAATCGCCCTGATCGCCTGTCGGCACCTGCTATTGGAGCTGGACCTCTACGCTCTCCACGACTCGATCCTGGAAGTCCCCAAACCCGCATTGCTCGGTGCGTTCGCCGCCGCCGTCGCCGGGTTTGTCATTCTGCTGGGCTATGAATTTTCCGGCGCACGCTATGCCGGGGTGAACCTGCCGGCCAAGACCTTGGCCCTTGGCGGCTTTACTGCCTTTGCGATCGGCAATGCCATTGGCCTGTCGATGCTCTCGGGCGGCTCGGTACGCTACCGTTTATATGCACGCCATGGCATCGGGGCTTCGGAAGTCGCCCACATGACCGTGTTCGCCAGCCTGGCACTGGGCTGCGCCCTGCCCCCGCTGGCTGCATTGGCCACGCTGAGCAACTTGCCGGCAGCGTCGACCTACCTGCATTTGCCACAAACGGTGCTCGGCGGCGTTGCCGGCGCAGTGCTGTTGCTGTCGGCCATGTTGTGCATCGGCATCTATCGCCGCCGCCTGCCGGAACAACCCTACCCGGACAACCTGCTGGTAAAAGCCGGGCGTCGGACCCTGCGTCTGCCCGGTCGCCGCCTGACATTCCTGCAACTGATCATCACCGCACTGGACGTTGCCGCTGCCGCCACCGTCCTTTATATGCTGCTGCCGGAAGCACCGCCTTTCGGCCCGTTCCTGCTCGTGTACCTGCTGGCGCTGGCCGCTGGTGTGCTCAGCCATGTGCCAGGGGGCGTGGGCGTATTTGAAGCCATCCTGCTCGCCGCATTCGCCGACAAGCTCGGTGCCGCGCCATTGGCTGCCGCCCTACTGCTGTACCGCATGATCTACGTGGTCCTGCCGCTGCTGATCGCCTGCGTATTCCTGCTGGT
Coding sequences within:
- a CDS encoding proline--tRNA ligase, encoding MRTSQYLLATQKETPSDAVVISHQLMLRAGMIRKLASGLYTWLPMGLKVMRKVEAIVREEMNAAGSLEVLMPSTQPAELWQESGRWEEYGPELLRFKDRHGRDFCAGPTHEEVITDLMRNELSSYKQLPLNLYQIQTKFRDEIRPRFGLMRGREFIMKDAYSFHADQASLQATYDRMHQAYCNVFTRLGLKFRAVEADNGSIGGAGSHEFHVLAESGEDDIAFSNGSDYAANIEKAEAVPRETSRPAPAEELRLVDTPETKTIAALVEKFNLPIEKTIKTLIVHAEEEGKLIALVIRGDHELNEIKAAQQPGVASPLVMASDAELRDAIGAGAGSLGPLNLPLPIIIDRSVELMSDFGIGANIDDKHYFGVNWERDLPVPTVADLRNVVAGDPSPDGKGTLEIKRGIEVGHIFQLGNKYSKAMKCEVLGENGKPITLDMGCYGIGVSRVVAAAIEQNNDEKGIIWSDALAPFQVALVPLRYETEQVREATDKLYAELTAAGFEVLLDDRDKKTSPGIKFADMELIGIPHRIVVSDRGLADGNLEYKSRTEAEAQPLPVADVLSFLQARIRR
- the dinB gene encoding DNA polymerase IV, giving the protein MTQRKIIHVDCDCFYAAIEMRDDPSLAQKPLAVGGSADRRGVIATCNYEARAYGVRSAMSSRHALKLCPDLTIVKPRMDAYKEASKEIQTIFRDYTDLIEPLSLDEAYLDVSDSPHFGGSATRIAQDIRRRVSNQLHITVSAGVAPNKFLAKIASDWKKPNGLFVITPDQVEDFVSQLRVSKLHGVGKVTADKLARLGIEDCLQLREWNKLALVREFGSFGERLWSLARGIDERVVQNDSRRQSISVENTYDVDLPDLSSCLAKLPELMETLAGRMARIDSSYKAGKPFVKVKFHDFTQTTLEQAGAARDLESYQQLMTQAFNRGGKPVRLLGIGVRLLDLSGGNEQLEFSW